The window GGGCTGTGAATTTCCCTAAGAAGCATCGGATAACGGGAATCGGAGGGGGTTAAAAGTTCTATACCCTCCGATTCAAGCCTTTGAAGTTCGGTGTCAAGATTTATCCCGTCCCTTGCAGCTGCAATCTTTTGAGCCACATCAGGTGATGTTCCAAGCTTTTCGATTAAATCCTTCGAGGTTGCCTCCCAAATATGCTGCGGGGAGCCGAAACATTCGATGGCTTTATTCAGTCTCCTATCTAGCTCCGGTATAAGCTTTAATCCCAGCCAAAACTTCTTGTCCGACAATTTTGTTACCTCGGGTGCAAGTATCATTGAGTAATGTAACTATGAAATTTCCTGCCAATTTTTTCACTACATCATGAAATCACGATCAAGGCTTCTATATTGGACGGCTTCCGCGATGTGCTCCAGTTCTATTTCCTCCTTTTCGGCAAGGTCAGCGATAGTTCGGGCAACCTTTAAAACGCGGTCGTAAGCCCTAGCGGAAAGGCCCAATTTATCGATAGCATTCTCCAGGAGATGAAATGCAGAATCTGAAAGCTGGCAGAATTCCTTAAGATGTCGTGGCTTCATCTGAGAATTACAGGAGATTTTGCATCGGGAGAATCTCTTCCTCTGGCGCTCTCTAGCCCGTTGCACTCGCTTCTTTATGACATTGGAGCATTCTCCAGGATTCTCCCGCGTCAGTTCATCCTTAGTCAATCGGGGAACCTCCACATGAATATCGATTCTATCCAAGAGCGGTCCAGATATCTTTCCCCTATATTGCTGGATTTTGGCTGGGGTACAGGTGCATTCCTTTAATTTATCTCCAAGGTAACCGCAGGGACATGGATTCATCGCCGCAATGAGGGTGAATCTTGCTGGGTATGTTAAAGAGGTCATGGCTCTGGAGATGGTCACGTGACCATCCTCAAGAGGTTGACGGAGAACCTGCAAAGCATTCTTGTTAAACTCCGGGAATTCGTCCAGGAATAATACTCCATGGTGGCTCAAAGATATTTCCCCAGGTCGCGGATACTGACCTCCGCCGACCAATCCCGCATTGGATATGGTATGGTGAGGAGCCCTGAAAGGTCTCGTGGAGATGAGGGGTGTATTGGATAGCATCCCGGCTACGCTATATAATTTGGTAACCTCGATGGCTTCGTCAAGGGTCATATCCGGCAGAATGGTTGGAACTCTTCTTGCCAACATCGTCTTGCCCGAGCCCGGTGGACCAATCATGAGCACATTGTGACCTCCAGCCGCGGCTATCTCCAAGGCTCTTTTCGCATGTTCCTGTCCTTTTACCTCTGAAAAGTCAACATCGTATTCTTGAGAATGTGAGAAGAGATTATAGAGATTCTGGGTTACTGGAGGGATGGTTATCTTGTCATTGAAGAAATCCACGACTTCTTTGAGGGTGGATACCGGTATCACTTCTAAATTTTTTTCGACCAGAGCGGCTTCAGAGGCATTTCCCTTAGGAACAATGATACCTCTTTTCCCCTCGTGTTTGGCACAAAGAGCTATGGGTAAAACTCCACTTATTCTTCTCACCTCGCCGGTCAAAGAGAGCTCGCCAATGATGGTATAATCATTGATTTTAAGGGGCGATACCTGCTTAGTGGCTAGGAGTATCCCCAAGGCTATGGGAAGATCAAAGGAAGGACCCTCTTTTCGTATATCGGCGGGGGCTAAATTGATGGTTATCCTCTTCAGTGGAAATTCGTACTCGGAGTTTGAGATTCCCGATCTGACTCGCTCTTTGGACTCTTGGATGGCGGCATCTGGAAGACCCACGATGTTGAAGGCGGGGAGACCCAATGAAATATCGACCTCTACTTCAACCTTAAAACCGTCCATTCCCAAGACCGAGGCACTTTCAACCTTTGCTAGCATATTGCCTCCTCTTCTAGTGGAGTTTCAGCTCGAATTTTACCATTACCTTTGGTAGAACTACTAATAATAAAGGGTCTTCATCTTTATAACAATTCTCCCTAGAGTTCCTGACTCCTCCTAGAGAATTGTTGACTTACAAATAACGACAAGCATTCGTATCACTATACCTAACTTAGATCCATTATCGCCCAGGATACCTTCCCTTGTATCTTTTCCCTAGAAAACCGCTTAATTCTTCGAACTTTTCATTGACCATCGATGCTATAGTCGTATCATTTTCAAGGAGTGCCACTGCACTGCCAGCGTATTCAAATAGGGTTCTGCAGATTTTTGACTGAGCCTAAGAAATATCCTGTAAAAAGCGGTTGATTTCCCCTTTCATCCTCAGGGTGCTATCGGCTTCTCGGGCTTCTGAGATTATGATGAGGTCAATTCCCATCTCCCTTACTGCTTCAAGGAGAGGCTGAAGGCGCAATTCCCCTTGACCATAGGAAATGTGTTCGATTTCTCCCCGCTTTCCGTAGGAAACATCCGTAAAATGAACGTGTAATGGGTGGAGAAATTCCTCCCCCAAAGCATCTCTAATGGCCTTAAACACCAGCTTGAAGTTTTCTTTGCTGGTCAGAGATCCACCCGTGGTGGCATGGATGTGAGCTAAATCAATTGCGGGTACGGTATTTTTACTCGTCTTTATTATCCCCAATAAATCTCCTAGTTGACCGAATTGTCCAAGTTTCCCGGTATTTTCTATGCCGATCTTCACCATGTAACCTCTCTCTAAAAGCCGCGTGTTGAGCTGGGCTATGTTATCCTTTATGATCTGGGATACTTTGGCTTTATCCCTGCCCAAGAGGAATCCGGCGTGCACTACCATGATCGGTACCCCCATCAGCATTGCAAGGTGAGCTGTGTGTTGAAGTACATTTAAGGCTTGTTCCCTCTTTTTAGGTTCCTCTCGACTTAGAACTGCAAAATAAGGAGCGTGAACGGAAAGGTATATTTCTGCTTCTCTTGTAAGCTCTCCCAGTAGCTTGCATTGTTTTTCATTGAGATAAAACCCCCTAACAAACTCGATCTCGCAAGCGCTATATCCCCTTTCCTTCAGAACGCTCATAGATTTTTCCAAATTTTTTCTGTCGGGTAAACCAGATGGACCAAATCTTACACTAAATGCCGGTTTAACCTTTTCGGTTATAGGAATGGCTTTTGTTTTCATCTTTCTAGCCATGATCGCTTGGCGGCGTTTATCAAAAGTCCCCAATACCTCCGTGATATCCTGTTTTAACTCTAAAGTTGGCTTAAATAAATCACCCACTTTTTTTAACCTATTAAGGATGGTGAAGATGTTAAATCTCTTTGGATTCAAGCCCTCCTTCAATTCCTCCCATGCAATGGGGGTTGACACGGGTGCCCCCTCTAATGGTCTTAAGCTGTAGGGAGAGGCAAGCGTCTTTCCTTTAGCATTTTGAGTGTAATCTATGCGAATGTCCCTCCTTTTCTCTACATTCCACTCCATGCAAACTTTTTCTGGATAGACACGATGAATGATGTAACTCACTCTCGTGGCAAAATTTCTGGTATCTTCGTAGGTAAATTTCCTCTCAATGGGGACATAGATGTGAAGACCGGTAGCCCCCGAGGTTTTTATGAAGGATTTGAGTTCGAATTCATCCAGAACTCGTTTGATAAGATGGGCTATCTCTATGGTATCATGGAAGGTTGCAGGTGGGAAAGGATCAAGATCGAAGATGGCAAAATCGGGACAGTCTGGTTTATCAGTGCGCGAAAACCAGGGATGAAACTCTATGCAAGCCTGATTTGCCAGCCATACCAGGCTCTTTAAATCATTGGCCAAGCAAAAATTTATGGTCTCACCGTCCTCCGAATGATACAGCCATGTCTCAAGCCAGGGAGGGGCGTGCTCGGGACAGTTCTTCACGAAGAAGGAAGGACCATCGATTCCATCGGGATAGGGATGGAGCGTTAAGGGACGATCTTTTAGGTGAGGAAGCAAGTACGGGGAGATATCTATGTAATATTTCATCAAGTGAGCTTTAAGGATCCCCTCTTTTGCCCAGAAAATTTTATTGAGGTTCGAAACCTCTACTTTTTCCCCATCCATTTCGAGGAATTGTTTAGTCATTTTCCTTTTACCCTGTTTCTTCAGCCCTATTTTATGCCATCTAAATCTACTTTACCATTCAACGTCTTCACTTCATTCATATTTGGTAAAATAAATATAATAACCTTATGAGGTTGTTGTAAATCAAATGAGGTTAAAGAGTTTTAGTTCGTTAGAAGGGAGTGAAAACGTGGTAAAAAGTGAGCTAGAAGCCTTTTTTGAGGAGGGAATGGACTTCTTAAAATTCCTTGAGAAATTGGGAAAGATTTACCCAAATTTTTTCCGTACCACCAAGGAAAACGAATCCCTTGAGAAGATCAATGGCCAAATCGCGGATACTCTTGGTATCATTGCACGAGATTTGTTGAGCTCCCCTTATACCGTTGAAAACATATCGCACCAATCTCTCATGCACATTTTCTTGGATCAAAGGGGAGCTCGCTGTAAAGAACTTGAAGAAGCGGTCTATGTTTTGTCTCTCCCCTCACACGCCTCCAATTTGATAAAGATATTCGATTTAGCCTACAAAAAAGAAAAAATCCTAACAGAACACGTTGATGTCGTTCAAATAAACAAAGTCTCGAAACGCAAAAAAAGAATTTAAACTTCCACAACTATGCGTGTATTGGTTTCCGTGATCCCATCGATACCATGTATTTTCGCGAGCACCAAATCGGCTAAAGCTTTATGATCCGCTGCTTCGACGAAAGCGATGAGATCTCCGGGTTGACCCCAACAAGCGTGTACGGACTTTACCCCCTCAATTTTGGAAATCGCTTGGATTGCATCCTTTATTTTGCCCGCCTGAACTTTGATGAAGACATATGCTGAAACCATTTAATCGCCCCCTTTCAATGATTCCGTGTGCTTTTTCTGCTTTGACCAGATCTCCACTCATAGACCCATTTGTATTCTTCATCCCAGACCTTTTTATATATTTGGGCCACATTCTGCGCATACTCTCTTAAGTGTGGAATGAATTCATTGAATAAACTCTCCGCTCCCTTGTGAGTTGGATAAGCACCATATTTTTCGACCAATCCAGCCATTGCACCCGGATGGTCAATTAAGGGACAAGGTCTGAGATCGTTATGCCCAAAGGGCTGGCTTTCCCTAATTGCTTTGAAGAAATCGGAATTGAGGATCTCCACCAAGCTTTTGTCCTTGATATTGTCGACGGCAAAGTGGCAAAAGATACACGGTTCTACATCACCCTTGTTATTTATGTGGACATAGAGCTTTCCTCCAGCAAGACAACCCTCCACCAAGGGTCCATCACCCCAAAAGTCCACGAGCAGAATGGGCTTTCGCGATCTTAGATGGTTAACTCTGGCTCTTACATAGTTCCTCTGCTCCGGTGTGGGCATTAGACTCAGATCGCAATCGCGGCCAATGGGCATGTAGTGGAAATACCAACCCAGAGCAGCTCCTTTTTCCACGAGCATATCGACGAATTCATCGCTTACGACCACTTTATAATTGTGACGTGTTGAGCAAACGGAGAAGAAAAATAAGACTCCCGCTTCTCTTAGGTGATTCATGGCGCGCATGATCGCATCGAAGGTCCCTGGACCACGGCGGGCGTCTGTTTCCTCTTTGAACCCCTCAATACTAATGGCCGGGGCAACGTTGCCCAGTTCTGCGAGTTTTTCAGCCATTTTCTCATCGATCATCGTTCCGTTGGTGAAGACCTGGAAGACCACATTCCTATGATCCTCAAAGATCTCAAGAGTGGGTTCATATATGAAGGGTTCACCACCCACCAGGGTTATGAAGTTCACGCCGATTTCCTTGCACTCTTCGAGTAATCTGTCTAGAGTCTCGGGATCAAGATCTGAAGCCCTATTGTATTGGCTAGCATAGCATCCCCTGCAGTGTAAATTACATCGCATGGTTGGACTTATGAGTACCACGAAGGGCGGGGGTTCACCATACCTTGTCCGATACGCCGCTCTCGTGGTTCCCTCAGCGAAGATCGACTGAACGATAAAATTTATCAGCAGACCCCTTTTGCAGTTCGGATGCAGTTCCCTGAAGAGTCGTCTAGCTAGGTCTTTAACGGGATGGTTGCTCTGGAACGCTGACCTTACAATCTGTATGGTTTCTCTCTTAACCTCGGTTCTAGTCAGCCTCTCGAGTAGGTAGGTGATTTTTATCAGGGTTTCATCGGAAGCTTCGGTTAAAAGGTTTAAAAGACAAGAAATTACCCACTCTATGGAGTACGCTTTGACTTTATAGGAAATATTTTGTAAGGTTGTCGGCGCCTGCATTTTGTCTCCTCCCAACTCGATGAGACATCTTGCAAGCCCTACTTATTGGATACATATTTTTGATTAAATCGTCAACACCCTTAAGCAGCTGGTATAAAATTCCAGAAAAATTGCGGGATTAAAAGGCGCTTTCCATATGGAGAATTTCTGGTTTACCTTTTTGATTCAGGAGAATTGAGAGGACATCAAATCTCAGATTGGAGATGTTATTTGCTTTTGGGTGAGTTAATAAATAAAACTGGGCTATCATCTTCAAACGATTTTGCTTATGGGTGGTCACCGCTTCAAAGGGTTCTCCAAATTCCTTATTTTGCCTCGTCTTCACCTCGCAAAAGATAAGGATATCACCGTTTAGTGCGATGATGTCTATCTCACCCAACTTGCATCGAAAATTCCTCTCTATGATCTGATAACCCTTCTTTCGGAGGTGAGAACAGGCCAGCTCCTCACCACTTAGACCTATCGACATGAGGAAACCTTCCTATAAATTTAAAATGCAAAGATCAAAAATCAAAATTTACAGATCAAAATCCAAAATTAAATTTTGAATTTGAACCTTCGGCAGTTAGCATCAAAATGCCCTGCCGGTTTCATTATTTATTTAGGACAAAAACACGTTGCTGTAGCCCAAGCAGATCCCTTAAATCAATGAGAGTATTCAGGCATTTTTTAGGTGTATTGCATCCATATCTCTTAACCACCTCGATGCCTTTATCACCAAGAGGGCAAATAGAAGGAGCTCTCTTTTGAAAACATGTTTGTATTTCGGACCAGTGAGATTCATGGAAGAAATATGCTTTTATGTATCCAATAATCAGATCATAAAATAGCGGAGCTCCGGGTTGGGGCTCTCGAAATGACTCGTTTGTAAGCATCTCCAATATATCTTTCCTCTCCCTTTCCTCGACGATTTCTATGGGAAAACCTCTTTCTCGAAGGCGGGAGATAACGGTGAGGTGATGAATTGTACTGGTCAATAGACCTGCGATGATTACCGCCAATAAGTCCGAAGATTGATGGGGGAAGGTTGTAGGAAACTTTTCCACCAGCATTAACGAGTACGTAAGATCTTCTGCGGCGGTGATCTCCGCCTCTTTGATATCCTTCAATCCATCAACATTTAGGAATATACGGATGTTCGCATCATCGACGATGTGAGCTCCTAGGGTATCCCGCACATATGGATTTGGGTGCTCGCTCATCGGTTGAAAGGTCAAAATGCGCTTGCTTTTCTCTTTGACCTCCTTACAAAGCGCGTTAAATCGTGGTGAGAATAAATAACCGAGTACCTTCATTTCATCCAACCTTCGTTTTTAATTGATTGCCTCTTGTAAGCATTGTATTGATCCACGAATTTCAAGCTTACTCTCTCTTTTACCGGTGTAAAGCAATGGCGGTGAATTGGACACGGACCAAATCTCTTTAAGGCTTGAAGATGTTCTCTTGTCCCATAGCCCTT is drawn from Actinomycetota bacterium and contains these coding sequences:
- a CDS encoding YifB family Mg chelatase-like AAA ATPase yields the protein MLAKVESASVLGMDGFKVEVEVDISLGLPAFNIVGLPDAAIQESKERVRSGISNSEYEFPLKRITINLAPADIRKEGPSFDLPIALGILLATKQVSPLKINDYTIIGELSLTGEVRRISGVLPIALCAKHEGKRGIIVPKGNASEAALVEKNLEVIPVSTLKEVVDFFNDKITIPPVTQNLYNLFSHSQEYDVDFSEVKGQEHAKRALEIAAAGGHNVLMIGPPGSGKTMLARRVPTILPDMTLDEAIEVTKLYSVAGMLSNTPLISTRPFRAPHHTISNAGLVGGGQYPRPGEISLSHHGVLFLDEFPEFNKNALQVLRQPLEDGHVTISRAMTSLTYPARFTLIAAMNPCPCGYLGDKLKECTCTPAKIQQYRGKISGPLLDRIDIHVEVPRLTKDELTRENPGECSNVIKKRVQRARERQRKRFSRCKISCNSQMKPRHLKEFCQLSDSAFHLLENAIDKLGLSARAYDRVLKVARTIADLAEKEEIELEHIAEAVQYRSLDRDFMM
- the ligD gene encoding non-homologous end-joining DNA ligase — encoded protein: MTKQFLEMDGEKVEVSNLNKIFWAKEGILKAHLMKYYIDISPYLLPHLKDRPLTLHPYPDGIDGPSFFVKNCPEHAPPWLETWLYHSEDGETINFCLANDLKSLVWLANQACIEFHPWFSRTDKPDCPDFAIFDLDPFPPATFHDTIEIAHLIKRVLDEFELKSFIKTSGATGLHIYVPIERKFTYEDTRNFATRVSYIIHRVYPEKVCMEWNVEKRRDIRIDYTQNAKGKTLASPYSLRPLEGAPVSTPIAWEELKEGLNPKRFNIFTILNRLKKVGDLFKPTLELKQDITEVLGTFDKRRQAIMARKMKTKAIPITEKVKPAFSVRFGPSGLPDRKNLEKSMSVLKERGYSACEIEFVRGFYLNEKQCKLLGELTREAEIYLSVHAPYFAVLSREEPKKREQALNVLQHTAHLAMLMGVPIMVVHAGFLLGRDKAKVSQIIKDNIAQLNTRLLERGYMVKIGIENTGKLGQFGQLGDLLGIIKTSKNTVPAIDLAHIHATTGGSLTSKENFKLVFKAIRDALGEEFLHPLHVHFTDVSYGKRGEIEHISYGQGELRLQPLLEAVREMGIDLIIISEAREADSTLRMKGEINRFLQDIS
- a CDS encoding Lrp/AsnC ligand binding domain-containing protein, producing the protein MVSAYVFIKVQAGKIKDAIQAISKIEGVKSVHACWGQPGDLIAFVEAADHKALADLVLAKIHGIDGITETNTRIVVEV
- a CDS encoding radical SAM protein, with translation MQAPTTLQNISYKVKAYSIEWVISCLLNLLTEASDETLIKITYLLERLTRTEVKRETIQIVRSAFQSNHPVKDLARRLFRELHPNCKRGLLINFIVQSIFAEGTTRAAYRTRYGEPPPFVVLISPTMRCNLHCRGCYASQYNRASDLDPETLDRLLEECKEIGVNFITLVGGEPFIYEPTLEIFEDHRNVVFQVFTNGTMIDEKMAEKLAELGNVAPAISIEGFKEETDARRGPGTFDAIMRAMNHLREAGVLFFFSVCSTRHNYKVVVSDEFVDMLVEKGAALGWYFHYMPIGRDCDLSLMPTPEQRNYVRARVNHLRSRKPILLVDFWGDGPLVEGCLAGGKLYVHINNKGDVEPCIFCHFAVDNIKDKSLVEILNSDFFKAIRESQPFGHNDLRPCPLIDHPGAMAGLVEKYGAYPTHKGAESLFNEFIPHLREYAQNVAQIYKKVWDEEYKWVYEWRSGQSRKSTRNH
- a CDS encoding YraN family protein, with amino-acid sequence MSIGLSGEELACSHLRKKGYQIIERNFRCKLGEIDIIALNGDILIFCEVKTRQNKEFGEPFEAVTTHKQNRLKMIAQFYLLTHPKANNISNLRFDVLSILLNQKGKPEILHMESAF